Proteins from a single region of Deltaproteobacteria bacterium GWC2_55_46:
- a CDS encoding 4Fe-4S ferredoxin, with product MTSRVFFADLRTTPKRNLLDKIDSLLDGVGLKERFRGGHLIAVKLHFGEKGNASYVRPVFVRRVVDRIKETGAGPFLTDTNTLYVGTRGNSVDHLRTAIENGFDFAVVSAPLIIADGLRGEAGTPIRVQGRHLDEVSIAREVAAADGLVAISHFKCHELTGFGGVLKNVGMGCASREGKLTQHSSCAPVVDPDGCTACGDCASACPSDAIEVGAAAVIDDGACIGCGHCIAVCPQGTINVRWNETPGRLQEKMVEHFEGAVKGKDGRCVYLTFINQVSPACDCYGHNDAPIVPDIGVLASTDPVAIDQAAADLVCAAEGFRETALASGHAPGGDKFRGVHPLIDWEVQLEYAQTRGLGSRRYTLAGV from the coding sequence ATGACTTCCAGGGTATTTTTCGCGGACTTGAGGACGACCCCGAAGAGGAACCTCCTTGATAAGATAGATTCTCTTTTGGACGGGGTCGGCTTGAAGGAGAGGTTCAGGGGCGGCCACCTCATAGCCGTAAAGCTCCACTTCGGCGAGAAGGGGAACGCCTCCTACGTGAGGCCGGTCTTCGTAAGAAGGGTCGTGGACAGGATAAAGGAGACAGGGGCAGGCCCGTTCCTTACCGATACCAACACCCTTTACGTTGGTACGAGGGGCAATTCGGTCGACCACCTGAGGACCGCCATAGAGAACGGCTTTGACTTCGCCGTGGTCTCGGCCCCGCTTATCATCGCGGACGGCTTAAGGGGAGAGGCCGGGACGCCGATAAGGGTACAGGGACGCCACCTCGATGAGGTAAGCATAGCCAGAGAGGTCGCGGCGGCTGACGGGCTTGTGGCTATAAGCCACTTCAAATGCCACGAGCTTACCGGCTTCGGCGGGGTTTTGAAGAACGTAGGCATGGGATGCGCGAGCCGCGAAGGGAAGCTCACACAGCACTCGAGCTGCGCCCCGGTGGTAGACCCCGATGGATGCACCGCGTGCGGGGACTGCGCCTCCGCCTGCCCCTCTGACGCCATAGAGGTCGGGGCCGCGGCTGTCATAGACGACGGGGCCTGCATAGGCTGCGGCCATTGCATAGCCGTATGCCCGCAGGGTACGATAAACGTAAGGTGGAACGAGACCCCGGGAAGGCTTCAGGAGAAGATGGTCGAGCACTTTGAGGGGGCCGTGAAGGGCAAGGACGGAAGGTGCGTTTACTTGACCTTCATAAACCAGGTCAGCCCGGCGTGCGATTGCTACGGGCATAACGACGCCCCGATAGTCCCTGATATAGGGGTGCTCGCCTCAACGGACCCGGTCGCCATAGACCAGGCCGCGGCAGATCTGGTGTGCGCGGCGGAAGGATTCAGGGAGACGGCCCTCGCAAGCGGGCACGCCCCCGGAGGGGACAAGTTCAGGGGCGTACACCCCTTAATCGACTGGGAGGTCCAGCTCGAGTACGCGCAAACCAGGGGGCTTGGGTCGAGGCGATATACACTTGCCGGGGTCTGA